One Lentibacillus cibarius DNA window includes the following coding sequences:
- the rlmN gene encoding 23S rRNA (adenine(2503)-C(2))-methyltransferase RlmN — protein MSNKSIYGLTYEQLKNWLINHGQRRFRADQVWNWLYKKRIHQFADMKNVNKETIALLEENFILHTMKEEIKQESADGTIKYLFRLADGNLIETVLMRFNYGLSVCVTTQVGCNIGCSFCASGLLRKNRDLDSSEIVEQIMNVQKDMDAKGNDERVSHIVVMGIGEPFDNFNNLMDFISVVNDDAGLNIGARHITVSTSGLAHKIYEWADSGTQVNLAISLHAPNNELRTSIMKINRAFPIEKLMKAVDYYLERVNRRITYEYIMLKGVNDHKEDAEELVQLLSDKRHLSYVNLIPYNTVSEHDQYQRSDSETIQAFYEELRANGIQCGVRWENGADIDAACGQLRSKQVKKERAGRA, from the coding sequence ATGAGCAATAAATCCATTTACGGTTTAACATATGAACAATTGAAAAACTGGCTCATCAACCACGGTCAGCGCCGTTTTCGCGCCGATCAGGTGTGGAACTGGCTGTACAAAAAGCGCATCCATCAATTCGCGGATATGAAAAACGTCAACAAAGAAACGATTGCCCTACTGGAGGAAAATTTCATCCTGCATACCATGAAGGAAGAAATCAAGCAGGAATCAGCGGATGGTACGATTAAGTATTTATTTCGGCTGGCTGATGGCAATCTGATTGAGACGGTGTTGATGCGATTTAATTACGGACTGTCCGTATGCGTAACGACCCAGGTTGGCTGTAATATTGGCTGTTCGTTCTGTGCAAGTGGCTTGCTGCGAAAAAACCGTGATCTCGATAGCAGTGAAATCGTTGAACAGATTATGAATGTGCAGAAGGATATGGACGCCAAGGGCAACGACGAGCGGGTCAGCCACATCGTTGTTATGGGTATCGGCGAGCCGTTTGACAACTTTAACAACTTGATGGACTTTATCAGTGTCGTCAACGATGATGCAGGACTTAATATCGGTGCGCGTCATATCACGGTGTCTACGAGTGGGCTTGCGCATAAAATTTACGAGTGGGCAGATAGCGGCACACAAGTGAACCTGGCTATTTCGTTACATGCGCCGAACAATGAGCTGCGAACGTCCATTATGAAGATCAATCGCGCTTTTCCAATTGAAAAGTTGATGAAGGCAGTCGATTACTATCTTGAACGGGTTAACCGACGCATCACTTATGAGTACATCATGCTTAAAGGCGTGAATGACCATAAAGAAGATGCTGAGGAACTTGTACAGTTGTTGTCAGATAAGCGCCACCTGTCGTATGTGAATTTGATTCCGTATAACACAGTTAGTGAGCACGACCAATACCAGCGCAGTGACTCTGAGACTATTCAAGCATTTTATGAAGAATTGCGGGCGAACGGCATTCAATGTGGCGTCCGCTGGGAAAACGGAGCAGACATAGATGCCGCATGCGGCCAGCTCCGTAGTAAACAAGTGAAGAAAGAGCGTGCCGGTCGGGCATAG
- a CDS encoding ISLre2 family transposase has translation MKDIISALTMKELEQITYRALQESFSQVMAQTLQEIDEAIASERDKQRFYLKDKRTLKFESVFGQVELKRNYYQDKETGKYVYLLDQYLAFDGTKGMSPVVQDLAIELAVTGVSYRQAGKAMEKLLGYPVISHEGIRQQLLNTEVVPEESVPLEQDVVFVEVDGLYTKSQEKKKKGKEIKIASVHQGWEMNGKRAKLIEKRHFIHEGNLPFWEEFEQYLMATYEYDPTRHHLVINGDGAKWITSCRDHFQHNATFVIDRFHVARDVQRLFRGHSRYRSIRKKLASYDWEGFMVELNSAVGTLENEKKEERLEELIAQLSQYPEALGDYREKLKERGIDTTGFRPMGSAEGTMSVFARRLKNGRSWSDKGLDKFIDIMVALKDNLKIKTLQGILEQTQELIQESKEEKPPKHFVEKLKESAAEATRNNLGYLRQAIGKPITDALKGLRGI, from the coding sequence ATGAAAGATATCATATCTGCGCTTACAATGAAAGAATTAGAACAAATTACATACCGTGCATTGCAGGAAAGTTTTTCTCAGGTGATGGCACAGACGTTACAGGAAATAGATGAGGCGATTGCTTCAGAAAGGGATAAGCAACGATTTTATTTGAAGGATAAAAGAACATTAAAGTTTGAGTCCGTCTTTGGGCAGGTGGAACTGAAAAGAAATTATTATCAAGATAAAGAGACGGGAAAGTATGTCTATTTATTGGATCAGTATTTAGCTTTTGACGGCACAAAGGGAATGAGTCCGGTGGTGCAAGATTTGGCTATTGAACTGGCTGTAACAGGCGTTTCCTATCGACAGGCTGGGAAGGCAATGGAGAAGCTTTTGGGCTACCCTGTCATCAGTCATGAAGGTATACGCCAGCAGCTTTTGAATACGGAGGTTGTGCCGGAAGAGTCAGTGCCACTCGAACAGGATGTTGTATTCGTGGAGGTGGACGGGCTTTATACGAAAAGCCAAGAGAAAAAGAAAAAAGGCAAGGAAATTAAGATTGCCAGTGTGCATCAGGGCTGGGAAATGAATGGTAAACGAGCAAAGCTGATAGAGAAGCGACATTTCATTCATGAAGGAAATCTGCCGTTCTGGGAAGAATTTGAGCAGTATCTAATGGCTACTTACGAGTATGATCCGACCAGGCACCACCTCGTTATTAATGGGGATGGAGCGAAGTGGATCACATCCTGCCGGGATCATTTCCAGCATAATGCGACCTTTGTCATCGACCGTTTTCATGTTGCCCGGGATGTGCAGCGTTTGTTTCGGGGTCATTCAAGATACCGCTCCATCCGAAAGAAACTAGCAAGCTATGACTGGGAAGGTTTCATGGTGGAATTAAACAGTGCGGTGGGTACGCTTGAAAATGAAAAGAAGGAAGAACGGCTGGAAGAGTTAATTGCCCAGCTTTCCCAATATCCAGAGGCACTGGGAGATTACCGTGAAAAACTAAAAGAGAGGGGCATAGATACAACAGGATTCCGCCCGATGGGGAGTGCAGAGGGAACGATGAGTGTGTTCGCTAGAAGGCTCAAAAACGGGCGTAGTTGGAGTGATAAAGGGCTTGATAAATTCATCGATATCATGGTTGCCCTCAAAGATAATCTGAAGATAAAAACGCTGCAGGGGATACTTGAACAGACGCAGGAATTAATACAGGAAAGCAAAGAAGAAAAGCCGCCTAAACACTTTGTAGAAAAGCTAAAAGAAAGTGCTGCAGAAGCAACACGCAACAATCTGGGTTATCTGAGGCAGGCTATCGGGAAACCAATTACAGACGCATTAAAAGGATTACGGGGAATTTGA
- a CDS encoding LLM class flavin-dependent oxidoreductase: protein MAKTFNNIPLSVLDLAPVLEGGTPEQSFKNSMALARNVEQFGFNRYWLAEHHNMPGIASSATSVLIGYIAGETSSMRVGSGGVMLPNHAALVIAEQFGTLATLYPGRIDLGLGRAPGTDQITAYALRRTLNQRVEDFPNQVEELENYFAGTANVHAVPGEGLDIPIWLLGSSGFSAQLSAQKGLPFSFASHFAPDNTMAALKLYRDQFQPSSRMEQPHAMIGVNIVAADTDEEAKYLATTQQQQLLSIRRGQPMKLQPPIENTDEVWSEMEKAVVEQSANSPYTIIGSKETVRQGLEQLLEDTGADEMIVNSQIYDIDARIRSYEIVGELMD from the coding sequence ATGGCAAAAACATTTAATAATATTCCACTATCTGTTCTGGATCTGGCACCTGTTTTGGAAGGTGGCACGCCGGAACAATCATTTAAAAATAGTATGGCGTTAGCGAGAAACGTGGAGCAATTCGGGTTTAACCGCTACTGGCTAGCCGAGCACCATAACATGCCCGGGATTGCCAGCTCAGCAACGTCGGTACTGATTGGCTATATCGCCGGGGAAACGAGTAGTATGAGGGTCGGTTCAGGAGGCGTCATGCTTCCGAACCACGCTGCCCTCGTGATTGCCGAGCAATTTGGAACACTGGCAACACTTTACCCAGGACGTATTGACCTTGGGCTCGGACGCGCTCCTGGCACTGACCAGATTACGGCCTATGCACTACGGCGGACGTTGAATCAACGTGTAGAGGACTTTCCAAATCAAGTGGAAGAACTCGAAAATTACTTTGCCGGCACTGCTAATGTGCATGCTGTTCCCGGTGAAGGGCTCGACATTCCAATCTGGCTACTTGGATCTAGCGGATTCAGTGCACAGCTGTCAGCGCAAAAGGGATTGCCATTTTCATTTGCGAGCCATTTTGCCCCGGACAACACGATGGCTGCATTAAAGCTGTACCGCGACCAATTTCAGCCGTCCAGCCGCATGGAACAACCGCACGCCATGATTGGTGTCAATATCGTTGCTGCGGATACGGATGAAGAAGCCAAATATTTAGCAACTACCCAGCAGCAACAGCTATTGAGTATTCGGCGTGGACAGCCGATGAAACTGCAGCCGCCAATTGAAAACACTGATGAGGTTTGGTCAGAAATGGAAAAAGCGGTAGTCGAGCAGTCGGCCAACTCGCCATACACAATCATTGGCAGTAAAGAAACGGTGCGACAAGGTCTGGAACAACTACTTGAAGACACCGGAGCCGATGAAATGATCGTCAACTCCCAAATTTATGATATTGATGCTCGAATCCGTTCGTATGAAATTGTTGGCGAACTAATGGATTAA
- a CDS encoding DinB family protein, translating to MDFLYKQFEMSRHMFLREVNQTNQGVLDVQPNGFSNNIHWQVGHVLTVTEQFLFGFPNDDSNLPQNYKDLFGNGSSPAAWPDNVPSVDELTEQLQKQLERMKEIPKEKFNEQLPEPFLGAETFGELAALAVVHESNHAGRVNAMKKAIG from the coding sequence ATGGATTTTTTGTACAAGCAGTTTGAAATGTCGCGTCATATGTTTTTACGGGAGGTTAATCAGACAAACCAAGGGGTACTGGATGTCCAACCAAATGGATTCAGCAACAATATCCATTGGCAAGTTGGTCACGTACTGACGGTGACCGAGCAATTTTTGTTTGGGTTCCCGAATGATGACAGCAACTTGCCGCAAAACTACAAAGACCTGTTTGGTAATGGGTCGTCACCTGCTGCCTGGCCGGATAATGTCCCAAGTGTCGATGAATTAACCGAACAACTTCAAAAACAGTTAGAGCGTATGAAAGAGATCCCTAAGGAAAAGTTTAATGAACAACTTCCTGAGCCTTTTCTTGGCGCGGAAACATTCGGTGAACTAGCAGCATTGGCAGTGGTTCATGAATCCAACCATGCCGGAAGAGTGAATGCAATGAAGAAAGCTATCGGCTGA
- the tatA gene encoding twin-arginine translocase TatA/TatE family subunit — MANIGIPGLILILVLALIIFGPSKLPQLGQATGKTLKEFKHATKGVFDDENENENNSDKHGKQM, encoded by the coding sequence ATGGCTAATATCGGTATACCAGGTTTAATATTAATTCTCGTACTTGCTTTAATCATATTCGGTCCCAGTAAATTACCACAACTTGGTCAAGCTACAGGAAAAACATTGAAAGAGTTTAAACACGCAACAAAAGGTGTTTTTGATGATGAAAATGAAAATGAAAATAACTCTGATAAGCATGGCAAACAGATGTAG
- a CDS encoding 4Fe-4S dicluster domain-containing protein: protein MGILGYWLESLDYDYKVLSHCSRYQSPRSSCMECVDSCPKDAIYIKDGQPTIDSKNCIQCGDCVASCPVQAVEGFLPKRSIINNQYIMDQDKVPTLKELLVYYKKGITTIICEESEISPEWEKTIRNVNEVLTKLGEQPFKVSYQQKAPDNNDDIMTRRELFFTWEKDLKQIAKNMAPAKWRFNHESLDLPKYYPDYQFVEITLDTQKCTLCKACQKLCKRNCLQIDETGFSLLAQNCSNCSLCQDICPEGAISLKEMITPVSVVKHEMYKKVCTACDQVYETLNKEQELCVACEKKKQFSMM, encoded by the coding sequence ATGGGAATATTAGGCTATTGGTTAGAAAGCTTGGATTATGATTATAAAGTGTTGTCACATTGTTCACGTTATCAAAGCCCCCGTTCTAGTTGTATGGAATGTGTTGACAGTTGTCCCAAGGATGCTATTTATATAAAAGATGGCCAGCCAACAATAGACTCAAAAAACTGTATACAATGCGGGGACTGCGTTGCCAGTTGTCCTGTTCAAGCAGTGGAAGGGTTTCTACCTAAACGTTCTATCATAAATAATCAATATATAATGGATCAAGACAAGGTGCCAACATTAAAAGAATTACTTGTTTACTATAAAAAAGGGATTACAACCATTATTTGTGAAGAATCCGAGATTAGTCCTGAGTGGGAAAAAACGATAAGAAATGTAAATGAAGTATTAACTAAACTGGGAGAACAACCTTTTAAAGTTAGCTATCAACAAAAAGCTCCTGATAATAACGACGATATAATGACCCGAAGAGAGTTATTCTTCACTTGGGAAAAAGATTTAAAACAAATTGCAAAGAATATGGCACCAGCTAAATGGCGCTTTAACCATGAAAGTTTAGATCTGCCAAAATATTATCCTGATTATCAGTTTGTGGAGATTACCCTAGATACGCAAAAGTGTACTTTATGTAAAGCATGCCAAAAGTTATGTAAGAGAAATTGCTTACAAATTGATGAAACTGGTTTTTCCCTTTTGGCTCAGAATTGCTCTAATTGTTCACTATGTCAGGATATTTGTCCGGAGGGGGCAATTTCTCTTAAAGAAATGATTACACCTGTTTCGGTTGTAAAGCATGAAATGTATAAAAAAGTATGTACCGCTTGCGATCAAGTATATGAAACGCTGAACAAAGAACAAGAATTATGTGTTGCTTGTGAAAAGAAAAAGCAATTTTCAATGATGTAA
- a CDS encoding dimethyl sulfoxide reductase anchor subunit family protein translates to MHEWPLLVFTISIQTAIGGIFMLWIFQLINRKRNLDTASLFKIPLIVIGVLSLVGLGASFAHLGAPINALNTIRHVGSSWMSREILVTGTFIGLAVLNTAWVLYRKQILPWLLITTTVVGFVDVYCMAAIYTKSLIGPWNSINTFMSFYGTTLILGAVLAVALLTPKLYKQKLELVAKQFLKTTLIITLSGFGLHIIGTALFSPEALETTIVGSSMAASVIATYKVMVATRWIISILGVALLGYLTLSSYKKSFTSLTFLTLAVFVLSEGMSRYVFYLLGS, encoded by the coding sequence ATGCATGAATGGCCATTATTAGTGTTTACCATATCTATTCAAACAGCTATCGGCGGAATATTTATGCTTTGGATATTTCAATTAATAAATAGAAAAAGAAACTTAGATACGGCTTCCTTGTTTAAGATTCCGCTCATCGTTATTGGTGTGTTGTCTTTAGTCGGATTGGGCGCTTCATTTGCTCACCTCGGCGCACCAATAAATGCATTAAATACAATTAGACACGTTGGGTCCTCCTGGATGAGCCGAGAAATTCTTGTGACAGGAACCTTTATTGGGCTGGCTGTGCTCAACACCGCTTGGGTGCTTTATCGTAAGCAAATTCTGCCTTGGCTTCTAATTACCACAACGGTAGTAGGTTTTGTCGATGTCTATTGCATGGCTGCTATTTACACAAAGTCCTTAATCGGTCCTTGGAATTCAATTAACACCTTTATGTCATTTTACGGTACAACTTTAATCTTGGGTGCGGTCCTTGCTGTAGCGTTACTAACACCTAAATTATATAAACAAAAATTGGAGTTAGTAGCAAAGCAATTCTTGAAAACAACCCTCATTATTACGTTGTCAGGATTCGGGCTTCATATTATTGGAACTGCATTGTTCTCCCCGGAAGCATTAGAGACTACAATTGTAGGCAGTTCCATGGCAGCAAGTGTTATTGCAACCTATAAAGTAATGGTCGCAACGAGATGGATTATTTCTATTTTGGGAGTAGCTTTACTTGGTTATTTGACGCTATCGTCATATAAAAAATCTTTTACAAGTCTTACATTCCTTACATTAGCAGTATTTGTATTATCTGAAGGTATGAGCCGTTATGTATTTTATCTATTAGGCTCATAA
- a CDS encoding DMSO/selenate family reductase complex B subunit, whose amino-acid sequence MAQMGFFIDVTKCIGCKTCVVSCKDKNDLEVGRNFRRVYSFESGSFPNPILRHLSISCNHCDHPTCVENCPTTAMYKRKEDGVVVVDHDKCVGCRYCEWNCPYGAPQYNEALGKMTKCDTCLDLREKGEEPACVASCPMRAIEFGPIDELRKKHGDNADIEGLPSSSITHPNIVIKK is encoded by the coding sequence ATGGCTCAAATGGGTTTCTTTATTGACGTGACAAAATGTATTGGTTGTAAAACATGTGTCGTTTCTTGCAAGGATAAGAATGATTTAGAAGTTGGCAGGAACTTTCGTAGAGTATATTCGTTTGAAAGTGGATCGTTTCCGAACCCAATATTAAGGCACCTTTCTATATCCTGTAACCACTGCGATCATCCAACATGTGTTGAGAATTGTCCAACTACAGCGATGTATAAACGTAAAGAAGATGGCGTCGTTGTAGTTGATCACGACAAGTGTGTAGGTTGTAGGTATTGTGAATGGAATTGCCCTTATGGAGCACCACAATATAATGAGGCATTAGGAAAAATGACAAAGTGTGATACATGTCTAGATTTACGTGAAAAAGGTGAAGAGCCTGCATGTGTTGCCTCCTGTCCAATGCGCGCGATAGAGTTCGGTCCAATTGATGAGCTGCGCAAAAAACACGGAGACAATGCTGATATAGAGGGATTGCCGAGTTCGTCTATTACACATCCCAATATCGTTATTAAAAAGTAA
- a CDS encoding molybdopterin-dependent oxidoreductase, with product MNKVLVKDGVVVRQKTDDTHADSPDFPQQRGCLRGRSQRQQVFGADRLKYPMKRKNWKPGGGKKELRGKDQWVRISWDEALDTVSSEIKRISNEYGNEAIWATGSGEMTKVLSENGGCTTDYGTTSWGAWYWAPTMMGVAEGWNELGINDRIDLRNSQLIVLWGVNPASSSPGSPTYNYLQAKKAGAQFISIDPKYTESAQVFDADWVPLRPGTDHALALAIMYTLLDEDDPKNNPLIDWDFLNKCTVGFDKDHMPKGADPKDNFKDYLLGTLDGEPKSPEWATEICGVAPEDIRKLARQIGSTERVALLTGWGPARINDGEGWVQAFSTLGFMTGHMGRSGKMTGVSCHRSSGNGGPWLVKPGSSGYTSPENPVTNKVNHNEIFKAILDGKYHQKGEGVRKANIQLIYHQYNATLQTRTSINDGIKAHRKVEFVVTNSYNLTTNAKYSDVVLPVTSEWEREGGLLTGNREILIAHSNIVDPLYEAKSDVWIAKELLKRLGKDPKKLYPVSEKQAFFNELATSTVITKDGKDYEPLVEITAKDIKDWNVDGKPQKGRIALQEFLDRGIYQVERKPGDNYGHIAYQDFVENPNEQPLGTPSGKFEIYCETIHKESKKGWTEISPIPKYVPKTVGYEDTFDDWGKKKKGKYPFQVVTPHYLRRSHTVFDNVPWLREAMPNPVFINKTDAKTRGIKTGDTVMLYNDHGKTLRPAETTETLMPGVIALPHGAWPEINEEDGIDKAGADNMLTKPVTTGLGTSGWNTVICNIEKYKGEPLKEDVKWEQRIVFPEGEV from the coding sequence TTGAATAAAGTTTTAGTGAAAGATGGCGTTGTTGTTCGTCAAAAGACAGATGACACCCACGCAGACAGTCCTGATTTTCCACAGCAAAGAGGATGTCTCAGAGGTCGTTCGCAAAGACAACAAGTATTTGGAGCCGATCGTTTAAAATATCCAATGAAAAGAAAGAACTGGAAACCCGGTGGGGGTAAGAAAGAGCTCCGGGGGAAAGACCAATGGGTGAGAATCTCCTGGGATGAAGCCCTTGATACAGTTTCAAGTGAAATCAAGCGAATCTCAAATGAATATGGTAACGAGGCTATTTGGGCAACCGGCAGTGGTGAGATGACAAAAGTATTATCGGAAAACGGCGGTTGTACAACAGATTATGGTACAACATCATGGGGAGCTTGGTATTGGGCACCAACCATGATGGGCGTTGCTGAAGGTTGGAATGAATTGGGTATCAATGATCGCATTGACCTCCGCAATTCACAGCTTATTGTGCTTTGGGGAGTAAATCCTGCATCGAGCAGTCCTGGAAGCCCTACCTATAATTACTTACAAGCCAAAAAAGCAGGGGCTCAATTTATTTCTATTGATCCTAAGTATACAGAATCTGCACAAGTGTTTGACGCTGATTGGGTACCATTGCGGCCAGGTACGGATCACGCATTAGCCCTTGCAATCATGTACACGTTACTTGACGAAGATGATCCTAAGAATAATCCACTCATAGACTGGGATTTCTTAAATAAATGTACGGTAGGATTTGATAAGGATCATATGCCAAAAGGAGCAGATCCTAAAGATAATTTCAAAGATTATTTATTAGGAACACTTGACGGAGAACCAAAATCACCTGAATGGGCGACTGAAATTTGTGGTGTGGCGCCAGAAGATATACGCAAACTAGCCCGTCAGATTGGTTCAACAGAACGCGTAGCATTGCTAACAGGATGGGGTCCGGCACGTATCAACGATGGAGAAGGCTGGGTACAAGCATTTTCCACTCTAGGCTTCATGACCGGGCATATGGGTCGCAGCGGTAAAATGACCGGTGTTAGTTGCCACCGTTCTTCGGGTAATGGTGGTCCATGGTTAGTAAAGCCAGGTTCAAGTGGGTACACATCCCCAGAAAACCCTGTGACGAATAAAGTTAACCACAATGAAATATTTAAAGCAATTTTAGACGGAAAATATCATCAAAAAGGTGAAGGTGTACGAAAAGCTAATATACAGCTTATCTATCATCAATATAATGCAACATTACAAACACGTACGTCAATAAATGATGGAATAAAAGCTCACCGGAAAGTTGAGTTCGTCGTTACAAATTCGTACAATTTAACAACCAACGCAAAGTATTCGGATGTTGTTTTACCAGTTACGTCTGAATGGGAAAGAGAAGGCGGTCTCTTAACAGGTAATCGTGAAATACTGATAGCTCATTCGAATATTGTTGACCCGCTATACGAAGCTAAAAGCGACGTCTGGATTGCCAAAGAATTACTAAAACGATTAGGAAAAGACCCTAAGAAGCTATATCCAGTTAGTGAAAAGCAAGCATTCTTTAATGAATTAGCTACAAGTACAGTGATCACGAAAGATGGAAAGGATTATGAACCATTAGTAGAGATTACTGCAAAAGATATTAAAGACTGGAACGTGGATGGAAAGCCGCAAAAAGGTAGAATCGCTTTACAAGAATTTTTAGATAGAGGGATCTATCAGGTCGAAAGAAAACCAGGAGATAATTACGGTCATATTGCTTATCAAGACTTTGTGGAAAATCCAAATGAGCAACCTTTAGGGACGCCAAGCGGAAAGTTTGAAATTTATTGTGAAACTATTCACAAAGAGTCGAAAAAAGGGTGGACAGAAATTTCGCCAATACCGAAATATGTTCCTAAAACAGTAGGTTATGAAGATACTTTTGATGATTGGGGTAAGAAGAAAAAAGGAAAGTATCCTTTCCAAGTTGTGACTCCCCATTATCTAAGACGTTCTCACACGGTATTTGACAATGTTCCTTGGTTGCGTGAAGCAATGCCGAACCCTGTGTTTATAAATAAAACAGATGCCAAAACACGTGGAATCAAAACTGGTGATACTGTCATGCTTTATAATGACCATGGCAAAACATTACGGCCAGCGGAAACAACCGAAACATTAATGCCGGGAGTGATTGCCTTGCCTCATGGTGCCTGGCCTGAAATAAATGAGGAAGATGGAATAGATAAGGCTGGTGCAGATAATATGTTGACAAAGCCAGTTACCACAGGGTTAGGAACTTCAGGGTGGAATACAGTTATTTGTAATATAGAAAAATATAAAGGTGAGCCACTGAAAGAAGACGTGAAATGGGAACAACGTATTGTTTTCCCAGAAGGAGAGGTGTAA
- a CDS encoding molecular chaperone: MMHSKDVAYIFYVRQFAYDILRRFFLEEPSKEYLDYFVQEDLIDLFPFAEDSEQIQAAITDIKEYLAEHDVVNNDQDYEDLHWDYTRMFIGPFTLPAPPWESVYVRKDRMLFQATTLEVRYVYNNFGFEMNHYNLEAEDHVGLELDFMFHLNELCIEQAKKNNVKSRSYLTYLVGEQSRFLRNHLLAFTPQFSQKVIENAHTQFFTGLAKLLNSYLELDSTLLNSLLEMKHTDYSEQKEERSNA, encoded by the coding sequence ATGATGCATTCTAAAGATGTAGCGTATATTTTTTATGTTCGGCAGTTTGCTTATGATATTTTAAGGCGATTTTTCCTTGAAGAACCATCAAAGGAATACCTAGACTACTTTGTTCAAGAAGATCTAATTGACTTATTTCCTTTTGCTGAAGACTCAGAACAAATACAAGCTGCTATAACAGATATAAAGGAATATTTAGCCGAACATGATGTCGTTAATAATGATCAAGACTATGAGGATTTACATTGGGATTATACCAGGATGTTTATAGGCCCTTTTACATTACCTGCTCCACCTTGGGAATCCGTGTATGTTCGAAAAGACCGTATGCTATTTCAAGCAACCACGTTGGAAGTTCGTTATGTCTACAATAACTTCGGCTTTGAAATGAATCACTATAACTTAGAAGCGGAAGACCATGTTGGCTTAGAACTTGACTTCATGTTTCATTTAAACGAATTATGTATTGAGCAAGCGAAGAAAAACAATGTCAAATCGAGATCATATCTTACCTATTTAGTAGGGGAGCAAAGTAGGTTTTTAAGAAATCATTTATTAGCTTTTACCCCTCAATTTTCTCAAAAGGTAATAGAAAATGCTCATACACAGTTCTTTACAGGATTAGCAAAGTTATTAAATTCCTATTTAGAACTTGATTCTACACTTTTAAATTCGCTTTTGGAAATGAAACATACAGATTACAGTGAGCAAAAGGAGGAACGTTCCAATGCTTGA
- a CDS encoding radical SAM protein: MLRKVTKENISSIANESFRNYAQVFTNIEEDTLDTIHSFGLPLERRQDPDEKQERLATLEAKQAILRNNNKSVYVNQISSACEACKTGTGSYTSFISLNCHRDCYFCFNKNQDDYAFYLNHKKDVNEELSYLIDSGLELKHLALTGGEPLLFKEDTVNFFRLAQQITPNTFTRLYTAGDLLTETLLQQLKEAGLDEIRISIKMEDSLKRRQRVLEKIKLSKQYIPYVLVEMPVIPGTQEEMKELLVALDEIGIFGINLLEFCFPLVNAASFNDKGYRLKNPPYEIYYNYWYAGGLAVAESEALCLDLVEFALDQSLSLGVHYCSLENKFTGQIYQQNHDQAMDHTYHFSSKDYFYKTVKAFGKDREIVKEHLEAIGVPFTLDESLTLFNFR, from the coding sequence ATGTTAAGAAAAGTTACGAAAGAGAATATATCGAGTATTGCAAATGAATCTTTTCGCAATTATGCTCAGGTATTCACGAATATTGAAGAAGATACGTTAGATACTATTCATTCATTTGGCTTACCTTTAGAGCGAAGGCAGGATCCGGATGAAAAACAAGAAAGACTGGCAACGTTAGAAGCGAAACAAGCAATACTTCGGAATAATAACAAGAGTGTATATGTCAATCAAATATCTAGCGCTTGTGAAGCATGTAAAACAGGAACTGGCAGTTACACTTCATTCATTTCACTCAATTGCCATCGTGACTGTTACTTTTGTTTTAATAAAAACCAAGATGATTACGCTTTTTATTTAAATCATAAAAAGGACGTCAATGAGGAATTAAGTTATTTAATAGATAGTGGCTTGGAGTTGAAGCATCTTGCGTTAACTGGTGGGGAACCACTTCTTTTTAAAGAAGATACGGTCAACTTTTTCCGATTAGCTCAACAAATAACACCTAACACATTTACAAGATTATATACGGCTGGTGATTTATTAACTGAGACTTTATTACAGCAATTAAAAGAAGCTGGATTAGATGAGATACGCATTAGTATTAAGATGGAAGATTCATTAAAAAGGAGACAGCGCGTTTTAGAAAAAATAAAGTTATCTAAGCAGTATATACCTTACGTATTGGTAGAAATGCCTGTTATTCCCGGAACACAAGAAGAAATGAAGGAATTACTTGTAGCGTTGGATGAAATAGGAATATTCGGTATCAATCTATTAGAATTCTGTTTCCCGCTTGTTAATGCAGCATCTTTTAATGACAAGGGTTACCGGTTAAAAAATCCACCTTATGAGATCTATTATAACTATTGGTATGCAGGTGGCTTAGCTGTTGCCGAAAGTGAAGCGTTGTGTTTGGATTTAGTTGAATTCGCACTTGATCAATCATTAAGCCTGGGTGTTCATTATTGTTCTTTAGAAAATAAATTCACAGGTCAAATTTATCAACAAAATCATGATCAAGCGATGGATCATACGTATCATTTTTCATCGAAAGACTATTTTTATAAAACAGTAAAGGCCTTCGGAAAAGATAGAGAAATTGTAAAAGAGCACCTGGAAGCAATTGGCGTTCCCTTTACCTTGGATGAGAGCTTGACTTTATTCAATTTCCGGTAA